The stretch of DNA TAAAGTGAGTTGAGAAGTTCCTAAGGTGTTTCTTCTATaacttaataattattttttcagagCTGGAGACGTGAGTCGCAAGCCCGTGCCTGAGAAACCGAGCCCCACAGGAGGAGTACCCATCAGCATTAACGTGACTCCGGCGGCACAGTTCGCCAACGACGATGGCAAGCCGGTAAGTTAATTAGCAAGCCACTTCAAGTGCAGTAAATCCAATTAAATGAATTCCTTTCCTCAGGACAAGCGCAGTCGCAAGTGCAGCATTGTGCgtgaggaggacgaggaggagtcCGCCACCGAGTGCTCGGGCATAGGCAATGAATTGAAGGCCCCCTCCGATGGCGTCTTCGGTAGGTCAACGCATGAGCGTTCCAGCTCCGAGCCCGGCAATCAAATGCCCAGCCATTCGCGCACAAAGATCGTGGTCTCGGTGGATGCGACGCTGGCCCAAAAGCTCAAGCAGATGGAGAAGATAGATGCCAAGTTAGATGAGGACACGCTGAGTGGCCTCAAGGAGCTGGAGATTGGCAAGCTGAAGCCGCTGCCCAGCAATAGCAAGAATCCGGTGCTCACGCATCGACGCACAAAGCTGAACAAGATCAGGACGCCCTCGTGCAGCAGTTCCGAGGCCTCCGACGATGATACGAAGACGCGCAACAAGAAGAAAATCAACAAGTTCGTGGGCGACACGCCAGTGCGATTCCGCATGCATCGGCGGGACTCGCACGACGACTCCAGCGACTCGCAGGATCAGCTGTATCCGCCGCCCGGCTCGGCCAGCAATGCGGGCAATTTTATCACCAAGAGCGGCTCCGTAAGTGGCAAAAAAGAAGGACAATCGCAGTATAAAGAGGTAGGATTTCTATAAAAACCATAAGAGATGTTATTTAACTTTAGTTTTTCCTTTAGCCAAATAACAAATCCGATGAAAATCGCAAAtctcacacacaaaaaacccGGAAACAGCACAAGGATCATGTTGACAAGCATTCCCATGCTGAAAAGCAGCAGGCGGCAGGCAGCTCCTCGAGTAGAAGGCGTCGTATTCGCGAGAGTCAGTCGCTCGATCGCATCACTGAGGCTCAGGAGTACGAGATGCGCAACCGCTGCTATGCGGAGAGCGAGGCgccctcctcgtcgtcctcgtccACCCAACATATCGATCAGAGGTACTCTCTGCACAGCCTGAACACTAGCACATTCTCCGTTGCCGAAACCAAGGAGGAGtacgacgacgaggagctgGACGCCGCCGATGCCACGGACCAAATCATGAACACTTTGAATGCAGCCAAAGCTACGCTTCAACAAGagcaatattttaataacaataCCAATCTTAGTAGGAACTTCAATCACAATTGCAACCATAACAACATCATCAACATCGGCAGCCAGCAGAAGGGCAACGGCAAAAAGTCCAACGAAACACCAAAAGATATTTATAATCTGAACTCAATCGAGCAGATCGACTTGATTTTGGAGGATAAAAGCCTTACCAAAGCAATACACGTTACCGGCTCTAAATGCTTTGTTACCATGAAGAAAATCCGACGGCTGGGAAAGTACTTTCCCATGATGAACTTCTCTTAATAGACACAGTTACTTCATTGCAAAGTGCattctaaatattaaaagaaaaggaaaaactcGGTTAAGCGAACTACGTAGAAAATATGCatgtattaattaaaaaaacgtaTAAACGTCAACGTTATCCCCCGTATATAGGAAAGCGCGcgagaatatttaaatttagtggTAGCGTAATTGTTTTGTCTGTCGTCGTCATTACGCTTAAATTAttctaaatatattaatttatgtataATTGTAAGTTCCCGATTAAACTATTACACTTTATAAACAGTTGGTTTTACTTTGTCGGTggtaaaattgtataaaacgaagttaaatataataatattcacAGAATTCTAAAAAACCTTTAATTCTGGTActtatttgaattttggcGGGCGCTTTTGCTAGTGTGTACACACCACATTGATATGCCGCACCACCATACGttgtaaagtaaaacgaaCAACGACTTTAAATGGTAAACCTCAGGAATTGTTAAAAGCTTTATTATTTAGTACATTTATTATGAAGTATttgtaatcaataaataaacaaattaattaacagTTTCCTAAAAAACAAACGTGAAAATGTATTCTATAAACAAGTACTCATGTAAAACTACCCATGTAGATAGGGTATACATTTGACATTTGCAAAAATTCGCCGTACCTAAGCTAGGTACAAAACGCGTACCTATCCCAACATAGCTGAGGCAGATCAGCTGATTGAAATCTGGTCACACAGCCCCGGTCCCGTAATGAATTTTTGCGGCAGGAAAATTGATTAATTCCCGTAAATAAACGCAGTAAACTGAGTGGAAACTGTAATCCTGACCGGCAATCATGTTGCGCATCTATCAGAATAGCTACCGGTAAGGATTGGCCGTCCAAACGGCAGGGGATAAAGGTTTACCTGCACCTTTTTCCGTATGATTTCGTCATCGTCGCAGCGGCGCATCTCTCTCATTTTGGATTTGGTTGTGTGTTCTATTCACAGGCGCACGGCGAGAAAAGCTGTTGTCTACTCCACCAAGGTCGCCTGCTGCAACCATTCCACGCTCTGCAGCATCACTAGTCATCCTCGTAGGAGTGGGAATGGGAACTCAAGCTCCAATGGCCAGCGGCACCACGAAGAGTTCCTGCTGGGTGGAAACCCCGCGAGGGGCTGGCAGATGCCTCCGCCGTCGCGTGGCTACGGGATGCTGGTGGTCCGCATCCTGCGAGGAGCCCTCAAGCTGCGCTACCTCGTCCTGGGCGGCGCCATCGGCGGGGGCGTGTCCCTCAGCAAGGTAAGTTTTCCAAGTTATATAACTAGGTGTAAATTTAAAGATTGGTTTTCCTCTAGAAATACGAGGACTGGAAGGATGGCCTGCCGGACTTCAAGTGGCTGGAGGATGCCATGCCGCAGGGCGAGCGTTGGAGCCAGTTCTCCCGGAACCTCATCGAGGTGGGCTCCCTGGTGAAGAACGCCATCGATGTGGGTGAGTAAATCCTCCGTCGCCCTTCTTTTCCTTTCAAACTCTCACTTTAAATGGTCATAAACCTGGGTCAGAATCGCATTGAACTCTTCTTCGTTTTTGATtctgcacagaaagaaaaaaatggtaatggtcaatttgatattttttaatatcattttgatatgaataaagattctgttaatcttttttaatattatttgctcaaaaaatactacatttggtattttttatgatatgattaaatatcattttgatatgtttgaatcttcAAATTGACataaatcatattattttgatatgaaagcTCAAAgaatactacatttggtattttttatgatatgataaaatatcattttgatatgtttggatcttaaaattgtaattaatcaTATCGGCATTTTATTGAtctgaaataaggtagaaataaccctatttcatatcggtttttcttttctgtgtGAATGATACTGAATGATACTCATGTTATTTCGGCCGTTTGCTTGTAGATCCAAAGCTCAAGCAGCTGGGCGAGGATAAGTTGTCGGAATGGCGCAGCTGGTTCGACACTCGTCTGGACGATGCCATCGAGGCGGCCGACTATCAAGGAGTTCAGATTGTCGAAAGTAGgttacacaaaaaataacacaatCGTTGGCCCCATTTAAAGTGAGAGAACCCTGTCCACCGCAATCGAGACTTATTCCTAATCCTCCGTTGCAGCTAAAGATGACTTAAAAGCCAAGACGACGGTGGCCGCCCTGGGCATCACCACCGATGAGAGTCGCAAGAAGTATGGTAAGGTTATAGATCACCTCATAATAAGAATTCCCTTCTAATCTATCTGCAATCCCCTAGAGAAACTGCAGAGCCAGGTGGAGACGCTGCAGACGGAGATCATGAATGTGCAGATCAAGTACCAAAAGGAGCTGGAGAAGATGGAGAAGGAGAACCGCGAACTGCGCCAGCAATACCTCATACTCAAGACGAACAAAAAGACGACGGCAAAGAAGATCAAGAAATCCCTGATCGACATGTACTCGGAGGTGCTGGACGAGCTCTCCGGCTACGATACGGGCTACACCATGGCCGATCATCTGCCCCGCGTTGTGGTGGTGGGAGATCAGAGCAGCGGCAAGACTTCCGTCCTCGAATCCATTGCCAAGGCTCGCATCTTTCCGCGCGGCAGTGGAGAGATGATGACGCGGGCGCCAGTTAAAGTGACTCTGGCCGAAGGACCCTACCATGTGGCTCAGTTCCGAGACTCCGATAGGGAGTACGATTTGACCAAGGAGTCTGATCTGCAAGATTTGCGAAGGGATGTGGAGTTCCGCATGAGAGCCTCTGTGCGAGGCGGCAAAACTGTGAGCAATGAAGTGATTGCCATGACGGTTAAGGGTCCTGGGCTGCAGCGCATGGTTCTAGTGGATCTCCCAGGCATTATTTCGGTAGCTTTTAATACTTAACAAGATAAACTTCATACTAATAGTGATTTTATTTCAGACAATGACCGTAGACATGGCTTCGGACACCAAAGATTCGATTCACCAGATGACCAAGCATTATATGAGCAATCCCAACGCCATTATACTCTGCATTCAGGATGGATCTGTGGACGCGGAGCGCAGTAATGTCACCGATCTGGTCATGCAGTGCGATCCCCTGGGTCGACGCACCATTTTTGTGCTCACCAAGGTAGATCTGGCCGAGGAGCTCGCCGATCCGGATAGGATAAGGAAAATTCTCTCGGGCAAGCTCTTCCCCATGAAGGCTTTAGGTTACTATGCGGTTGTCACGGGTCGTGGTCGAAAGGATGATAGCATAGACGCCATTCGGCAGTACGAGGAGGACTTCTTCAAGAACTCCAAGCTCTTCCAGTGAGTATAGAGAGCATGTGATGCAAGGTAATGGCCAAAGTTCACCTCTCTCCATACTTAGTCGGCGCGGAGTTATCATGCCCCACCAGGTGACCAGCCGGAATTTGAGCTTAGCGGTCTCCGATCGCTTCTGGAAGATGGTGCGGGAAACCATTGAGCAGCAGGCTGATGCATTTAAGGCGACCAGATTCAATCTGGAAACCGAATGGAAGAACAACTTCCCCAGGTGGGTatatattagagccctgcatgaacgggttcaatgaattattttgaatttttatttcgaattttgagtttaatagaattgaatgaatttgaattttaagtttaatagaattgaatgaatttcaatttcttttgaagaagaaagggccataattttgtcattaaatctgcctgaattttatttactaagcagttaacattgatttgttaaaaattttccacttttttttctcaaaagaaagcacaaataaaaaactggcaaattcagaaaattcataaaacttattcaatcattcattcaattcgaaattaattagaaaaacattcaatttcatatttcacatagaattgaattaaacaaatcagaaatttcatggcatactatgataaagcAAAAATCGAATGATTGTTAACTTATGAAATCTAATTTTCAGATTGCGCGAATCTGGCCGAGATGAGCTGTTTGACAAGGCCAAGGGCGAGATTCTGGACGAGGTAGTGACGCTTTCGCAAATCTCGGCCAAAAAGTGGGACGACGCCCTCAACAGCAAGCTGTGGGAGAAGCTTTCCAACTATGTGTTTGAAACGATCTACCTGCCCGCCGCTCAGTCAGGTTCTCAAAGTAATATTTTGTAGTGCTAAGTTGTAGGTTGTAAGCAGACTGCGCCGACTTCGTCATCGATGGGGGCACGTCGATCATCCAATCGCCCGCCTTTTGTGCTCCGTCACCTGCCTCGCATTTCACGTGTCTCTCTGTAAATGTCGCGtcgttaaaatgtttttgtttaattttgcatttatcaTGGCCCGCATTTGGGTTCCAGATTCCCAAGTTCCCGTGCAAGGGAATCACATGCGCTGAAGATTTCTAAACCGGTTCGAGTTTCAGCCTCCTGCAGCCACCCATTGAATCATGAGTGTAAATTTAATGTGTACTCCCCATTAACACCGAAAATGGAGTGACTAAGCCGCCGGGATCGGATCGTCACAGGGTCTGCTTTGCAGTCATGTGCCGGAAAGTGTTATAGGCGGAGATTTACGAGCACCTGTAACGAAACCAGATTTTGGTTAATGTTCTCAGtaccgaaaaaccaaaaattgtaTGCGATATCAGCGATTTATCGCCGACAAACACGTTTGGCCCGCTCGGCGGctgtttaatttgcattttatgaCAGATCCGTTAATTTGCTCAATGAATTCAGCCAAATCAATGTCTAATTGAAGCAAATTGCAGTTATCGAGTTAGGCATCCGAGTGTTTTGTGGCTTTGTTTACCCATATTTCCTCcatatttttgtgtgtgtgccttaCTAATAATGGCCCTACTAATTCCCTTCATTGATTGTTCTCCTTATAGATTCCTTCAACACGATGGTAGACATCAAGTTGCGCCAGTGGGCGGAGATGGCTCTGCCCGCCAAATCGGTAGAGGCTGGCTGGGAGGCCCTTCAGCTGGAGTTCATCTCGCTGATGGAGCGCTCGAAGAAGACGCAGGATCATGACGGCATCTTCGATCAGCTGAAGGCCGCCGTGGTGGACGAGGCCATTCGCCGGCACAGCTGGGAGGACAAGGCCATCGACATGCTGCGCGTGATTCAGCTAAACACGCTGGAGGATCGCTTTGTGCACGATAAGCAGGAGTGGGATTCGGCAGTCAAGTTCCTGGAGACTTCGGTCAATGCCAAGCTCGTCCAGACGGAGGAGACGCTGGGACAAATGTTCGGTCCGGGACAATGGCGACGCTTGACCCACTGGCAGTACCTGACGACGGATCAGCAGAAGAGGCGAAGCGTCAAGAATGAACTGGACAAAATACTCAAGAACGATACGGTGGGTTTTCAAGGTTTtctattaccaaaaaaaaaatggtaatggtcaatttgatattttttaaagatcaagatcattttgatatgaataaagattatgttaatcttttttttatattacttgctcacaaaaatactacatttggtatttttatgatatgataaaatatcattttgatatatttgagTCTTAAATTTGACATGAATTATAccggctttttattgatatgaaataaggtagaaacaaccctatttcatatcgaataTCATATcaaatactaaatttggtattttttatgatatgataaaatatcatgttgatatgtttgaatgtTAAATTTGACATGAATTATACCGGctttatattgatatgaaataaggtagaaataaccctatttcatatcggtttttttttctgtgcaggtgcaaaaaaaactattgaaCTATTCAAAGATTGATTCCCAATAATTATAGATAGTAGTATAGCCTAAAccctcatttattttaatctttactTAACTATCATGTCTAAAGTTAATTGCgcttattttggcttttatgataagatgattataattattcttCTAGAAACATTTGCCCACCCTGACTCATGACGAGCTGACGACGGTGCGCAAGAACCTGCAGCGTGATAGCGTGGATGTGGACACAGACTATATTAGGCAAACGTGGTTCCCGGTCTACAGAAAGTGAGTTGCCCATCTCAAACACTTTTAGGCTTATCAGTGACAACTCTATCGCTCCCTTTTTCAGACACTTCCTGCAGCAGGCATTGCAGAGGGCAAAGGATTGCCGCAAGGCCTACTATCTTTACACGCAGCAGGGCGCCGAGTGTGAGGTGAGCCCAATGATTTCTCCCttatttaaaccaatttattCAACGACTTTTGTTGCAGATCTCCTGCAGCGACGTCGTGCTCTTCTGGCGCATCCAGCAGGTGATCAAGATAACGGGCAACGCGCTGCGGCAGCAGGTGATCAATCGCGAGGCGCGGCGACTGGACAAGGAGATCAAAGCGGTGCTGGACGAGTTTAGCGACGACGAGGAGAAGAAGGCATACCTGCTAACCGGCAAGCGCGTGCTGCTGGCCGAGGAACTAAGTGAGTTTTTGGCCGGTGGTTAATTGAATTTGGCGCCCATTTAATTgctctttaatttaatttaacgcaGTCAAAGTGCGACAGATCCAAGAGAAACTGGAGGAGTTCATCAATTCACTGAATCAGGAAAAGTAGTGTGCCATGACACCAAAGACACAACAACACCCGAGGCGTTACTTATTTAACTGGATTACTTGATAACTGGATAGTTTAAGCCCACATTTCAAATGTTCGTTCATAGTCACGCTTGAGCCCCCTAGTTAAGCTTACTTTGTGCTCCGAAAGTAATAAACCAATAGATCGTTAGTTCGTATTATTGAAATCGTCTTTATTGTTGATGAAGTGTAACCTTATGTCGCATGCAATGCAATGTAAActcattaatttaaatgtaatataaatcattcaCTCTGCTTTAATGTAATTGTAGTTGATAAACGCAAACGCGAAACGCACTCAACGTGCTGAGTATGTAGCGGTCCGTGTGTGTTGTTTCTGTACTCGTATCgtgtaatatatatatatatagtaaatCTGTTTGCATAAGAGCACAGCACTTGTACCAGATGCCTCATCGTGTGGCtgattgtttatttgttttgtccACGATCGGCTAATCCCAC from Drosophila takahashii strain IR98-3 E-12201 chromosome 2R, DtakHiC1v2, whole genome shotgun sequence encodes:
- the Snrk gene encoding SNF-related serine/threonine-protein kinase codes for the protein MTLETQPVGGVSDGKIAGLYDLEETLGSGHFAVVKLARHVFTGAKVAVKVVDKTKLDEVSKAHLFQEVRCMKLVQHPNVVRLYEVIDTQTKLYLVLELGDGGDLYDYIMKHESGLSEELARKYFRQILRAITYCHQLHVVHRDLKPENVVFFEKLGLVKLTDFGFSNKFSPGQKLETFCGSLAYSAPEILLGDSYDAPAVDIWSLGVILYMLVCGVAPFEKANDSETLTMIMDCKYTVPAHVSTDCRNLIASMLVRDPKKRATVEEIASSAWLKPIDEPDSTSSSVTTEHFLPLVSREQLSEEDHAFIIQKMINGNIASKEEILQALDKNKYNHITATYFLLAELRLRRRREEQAQKQRLLNDPSIKAGDVSRKPVPEKPSPTGGVPISINVTPAAQFANDDGKPDKRSRKCSIVREEDEEESATECSGIGNELKAPSDGVFGRSTHERSSSEPGNQMPSHSRTKIVVSVDATLAQKLKQMEKIDAKLDEDTLSGLKELEIGKLKPLPSNSKNPVLTHRRTKLNKIRTPSCSSSEASDDDTKTRNKKKINKFVGDTPVRFRMHRRDSHDDSSDSQDQLYPPPGSASNAGNFITKSGSVSGKKEGQSQYKEPNNKSDENRKSHTQKTRKQHKDHVDKHSHAEKQQAAGSSSSRRRRIRESQSLDRITEAQEYEMRNRCYAESEAPSSSSSSTQHIDQRYSLHSLNTSTFSVAETKEEYDDEELDAADATDQIMNTLNAAKATLQQEQYFNNNTNLSRNFNHNCNHNNIINIGSQQKGNGKKSNETPKDIYNLNSIEQIDLILEDKSLTKAIHVTGSKCFVTMKKIRRLGKYFPMMNFS
- the Opa1 gene encoding dynamin-like GTPase OPA1, mitochondrial isoform X2; translation: MLRIYQNSYRRTARKAVVYSTKVACCNHSTLCSITSHPRRSGNGNSSSNGQRHHEEFLLGGNPARGWQMPPPSRGYGMLVVRILRGALKLRYLVLGGAIGGGVSLSKKYEDWKDGLPDFKWLEDAMPQGERWSQFSRNLIEVGSLVKNAIDVDPKLKQLGEDKLSEWRSWFDTRLDDAIEAADYQGVQIVETKDDLKAKTTVAALGITTDESRKKYEKLQSQVETLQTEIMNVQIKYQKELEKMEKENRELRQQYLILKTNKKTTAKKIKKSLIDMYSEVLDELSGYDTGYTMADHLPRVVVVGDQSSGKTSVLESIAKARIFPRGSGEMMTRAPVKVTLAEGPYHVAQFRDSDREYDLTKESDLQDLRRDVEFRMRASVRGGKTVSNEVIAMTVKGPGLQRMVLVDLPGIISTMTVDMASDTKDSIHQMTKHYMSNPNAIILCIQDGSVDAERSNVTDLVMQCDPLGRRTIFVLTKVDLAEELADPDRIRKILSGKLFPMKALGYYAVVTGRGRKDDSIDAIRQYEEDFFKNSKLFHRRGVIMPHQVTSRNLSLAVSDRFWKMVRETIEQQADAFKATRFNLETEWKNNFPRLRESGRDELFDKAKGEILDEVVTLSQISAKKWDDALNSKLWEKLSNYVFETIYLPAAQSDSFNTMVDIKLRQWAEMALPAKSVEAGWEALQLEFISLMERSKKTQDHDGIFDQLKAAVVDEAIRRHSWEDKAIDMLRVIQLNTLEDRFVHDKQEWDSAVKFLETSVNAKLVQTEETLGQMFGPGQWRRLTHWQYLTTDQQKRRSVKNELDKILKNDTKHLPTLTHDELTTVRKNLQRDSVDVDTDYIRQTWFPVYRKHFLQQALQRAKDCRKAYYLYTQQGAECEISCSDVVLFWRIQQVIKITGNALRQQVINREARRLDKEIKAVLDEFSDDEEKKAYLLTGKRVLLAEELIKVRQIQEKLEEFINSLNQEK
- the Opa1 gene encoding dynamin-like GTPase OPA1, mitochondrial isoform X1, with amino-acid sequence MLRIYQNSYRRTARKAVVYSTKVACCNHSTLCSITSHPRRSGNGNSSSNGQRHHEEFLLGGNPARGWQMPPPSRGYGMLVVRILRGALKLRYLVLGGAIGGGVSLSKKYEDWKDGLPDFKWLEDAMPQGERWSQFSRNLIEVGSLVKNAIDVDPKLKQLGEDKLSEWRSWFDTRLDDAIEAADYQGVQIVETKDDLKAKTTVAALGITTDESRKKYEKLQSQVETLQTEIMNVQIKYQKELEKMEKENRELRQQYLILKTNKKTTAKKIKKSLIDMYSEVLDELSGYDTGYTMADHLPRVVVVGDQSSGKTSVLESIAKARIFPRGSGEMMTRAPVKVTLAEGPYHVAQFRDSDREYDLTKESDLQDLRRDVEFRMRASVRGGKTVSNEVIAMTVKGPGLQRMVLVDLPGIISTMTVDMASDTKDSIHQMTKHYMSNPNAIILCIQDGSVDAERSNVTDLVMQCDPLGRRTIFVLTKVDLAEELADPDRIRKILSGKLFPMKALGYYAVVTGRGRKDDSIDAIRQYEEDFFKNSKLFHRRGVIMPHQVTSRNLSLAVSDRFWKMVRETIEQQADAFKATRFNLETEWKNNFPRLRESGRDELFDKAKGEILDEVVTLSQISAKKWDDALNSKLWEKLSNYVFETIYLPAAQSGSQNSFNTMVDIKLRQWAEMALPAKSVEAGWEALQLEFISLMERSKKTQDHDGIFDQLKAAVVDEAIRRHSWEDKAIDMLRVIQLNTLEDRFVHDKQEWDSAVKFLETSVNAKLVQTEETLGQMFGPGQWRRLTHWQYLTTDQQKRRSVKNELDKILKNDTKHLPTLTHDELTTVRKNLQRDSVDVDTDYIRQTWFPVYRKHFLQQALQRAKDCRKAYYLYTQQGAECEISCSDVVLFWRIQQVIKITGNALRQQVINREARRLDKEIKAVLDEFSDDEEKKAYLLTGKRVLLAEELIKVRQIQEKLEEFINSLNQEK
- the Opa1 gene encoding dynamin-like GTPase OPA1, mitochondrial isoform X3; this encodes MLRIYQNSYRRTARKAVVYSTKVACCNHSTLCSITSHPRRSGNGNSSSNGQRHHEEFLLGGNPARGWQMPPPSRGYGMLVVRILRGALKLRYLVLGGAIGGGVSLSKKYEDWKDGLPDFKWLEDAMPQGERWSQFSRNLIEVGSLVKNAIDVAKDDLKAKTTVAALGITTDESRKKYEKLQSQVETLQTEIMNVQIKYQKELEKMEKENRELRQQYLILKTNKKTTAKKIKKSLIDMYSEVLDELSGYDTGYTMADHLPRVVVVGDQSSGKTSVLESIAKARIFPRGSGEMMTRAPVKVTLAEGPYHVAQFRDSDREYDLTKESDLQDLRRDVEFRMRASVRGGKTVSNEVIAMTVKGPGLQRMVLVDLPGIISTMTVDMASDTKDSIHQMTKHYMSNPNAIILCIQDGSVDAERSNVTDLVMQCDPLGRRTIFVLTKVDLAEELADPDRIRKILSGKLFPMKALGYYAVVTGRGRKDDSIDAIRQYEEDFFKNSKLFHRRGVIMPHQVTSRNLSLAVSDRFWKMVRETIEQQADAFKATRFNLETEWKNNFPRLRESGRDELFDKAKGEILDEVVTLSQISAKKWDDALNSKLWEKLSNYVFETIYLPAAQSGSQNSFNTMVDIKLRQWAEMALPAKSVEAGWEALQLEFISLMERSKKTQDHDGIFDQLKAAVVDEAIRRHSWEDKAIDMLRVIQLNTLEDRFVHDKQEWDSAVKFLETSVNAKLVQTEETLGQMFGPGQWRRLTHWQYLTTDQQKRRSVKNELDKILKNDTKHLPTLTHDELTTVRKNLQRDSVDVDTDYIRQTWFPVYRKHFLQQALQRAKDCRKAYYLYTQQGAECEISCSDVVLFWRIQQVIKITGNALRQQVINREARRLDKEIKAVLDEFSDDEEKKAYLLTGKRVLLAEELIKVRQIQEKLEEFINSLNQEK
- the Opa1 gene encoding dynamin-like GTPase OPA1, mitochondrial isoform X4 translates to MLRIYQNSYRRTARKAVVYSTKVACCNHSTLCSITSHPRRSGNGNSSSNGQRHHEEFLLGGNPARGWQMPPPSRGYGMLVVRILRGALKLRYLVLGGAIGGGVSLSKKYEDWKDGLPDFKWLEDAMPQGERWSQFSRNLIEVGSLVKNAIDVAKDDLKAKTTVAALGITTDESRKKYEKLQSQVETLQTEIMNVQIKYQKELEKMEKENRELRQQYLILKTNKKTTAKKIKKSLIDMYSEVLDELSGYDTGYTMADHLPRVVVVGDQSSGKTSVLESIAKARIFPRGSGEMMTRAPVKVTLAEGPYHVAQFRDSDREYDLTKESDLQDLRRDVEFRMRASVRGGKTVSNEVIAMTVKGPGLQRMVLVDLPGIISTMTVDMASDTKDSIHQMTKHYMSNPNAIILCIQDGSVDAERSNVTDLVMQCDPLGRRTIFVLTKVDLAEELADPDRIRKILSGKLFPMKALGYYAVVTGRGRKDDSIDAIRQYEEDFFKNSKLFHRRGVIMPHQVTSRNLSLAVSDRFWKMVRETIEQQADAFKATRFNLETEWKNNFPRLRESGRDELFDKAKGEILDEVVTLSQISAKKWDDALNSKLWEKLSNYVFETIYLPAAQSDSFNTMVDIKLRQWAEMALPAKSVEAGWEALQLEFISLMERSKKTQDHDGIFDQLKAAVVDEAIRRHSWEDKAIDMLRVIQLNTLEDRFVHDKQEWDSAVKFLETSVNAKLVQTEETLGQMFGPGQWRRLTHWQYLTTDQQKRRSVKNELDKILKNDTKHLPTLTHDELTTVRKNLQRDSVDVDTDYIRQTWFPVYRKHFLQQALQRAKDCRKAYYLYTQQGAECEISCSDVVLFWRIQQVIKITGNALRQQVINREARRLDKEIKAVLDEFSDDEEKKAYLLTGKRVLLAEELIKVRQIQEKLEEFINSLNQEK